One window of Labilithrix sp. genomic DNA carries:
- a CDS encoding site-specific integrase — MAEWKWDAKKEAWRKDLWIGGKRSKLTFRGSKKEANAYEARRRIELGATGVYLQKDAPTFVDFSVEHYKPHAKMTLRPTTWDVRRYQLASLSAHFDATRLTQITTAMVEAYKQWRSKAVDKVTINGELNVLSAVLRYARHLGIPCASPIIARFKLGKRKGKAKVFSREEVGFILTAASIISADFGALVKFLAETGCRRSEAINLPWTRVDLTRAMVRIWSDDDAGDDDDEDYEVKSRDREVTLSDGLVRVLEEQRSRTGESPWVFPVRTNRASRGGREHTKGERYASWPKYTWARVLAKATELRRGATPNAPAITGGPHRLRHTYASMFLAKKPDLFALARVLGHSHTRVTELYAHLLPDHLAATRNVVVFEAASANHPQTTPRQRSVRGSGRARKPSGYGIVGAIGVEPTTPTVSR, encoded by the coding sequence ATGGCGGAATGGAAATGGGACGCGAAGAAGGAAGCGTGGCGGAAGGACCTGTGGATCGGGGGCAAGAGGTCGAAGCTCACGTTCCGCGGCTCGAAAAAGGAAGCCAACGCGTACGAAGCACGAAGGCGCATCGAGCTCGGGGCGACGGGCGTGTATCTGCAGAAAGACGCGCCCACCTTCGTGGACTTTTCCGTTGAACACTACAAGCCCCACGCGAAGATGACGTTGCGTCCGACCACGTGGGACGTGCGCCGCTACCAGCTCGCATCGCTCAGCGCACATTTCGATGCGACGCGCCTCACGCAGATCACCACCGCCATGGTCGAGGCGTACAAGCAGTGGCGCAGCAAAGCCGTCGACAAGGTCACCATCAACGGCGAGCTGAACGTATTGTCCGCGGTCCTCCGCTACGCACGCCACCTCGGCATCCCGTGCGCTTCGCCCATCATCGCGCGGTTCAAGCTCGGGAAGCGCAAAGGCAAAGCGAAGGTTTTCAGCCGCGAAGAGGTTGGCTTCATCCTCACGGCGGCGTCCATCATCAGCGCCGACTTCGGCGCGCTGGTTAAGTTCCTTGCGGAGACGGGGTGCCGTCGCTCGGAGGCGATCAACCTTCCGTGGACTCGCGTGGATCTCACACGCGCGATGGTCCGCATCTGGAGTGATGACGACGCCGGTGACGACGACGACGAGGACTACGAAGTGAAGAGTCGCGACCGCGAGGTCACGCTCTCGGATGGCCTCGTCCGCGTACTCGAGGAGCAGCGCTCGCGGACCGGCGAGTCGCCGTGGGTGTTTCCCGTGCGGACGAATCGCGCGTCGCGCGGTGGTCGCGAGCACACGAAGGGCGAGCGCTATGCGTCCTGGCCGAAGTACACGTGGGCACGTGTGCTCGCGAAGGCGACGGAGCTTCGCCGCGGCGCGACGCCGAACGCGCCAGCGATCACCGGCGGCCCCCATCGCCTTCGTCACACGTACGCATCGATGTTCCTCGCCAAGAAGCCTGATCTCTTCGCGCTCGCGCGCGTGCTCGGGCATTCGCATACGCGTGTCACGGAGCTCTACGCGCATCTCCTGCCGGACCACCTCGCGGCCACGCGGAACGTGGTCGTCTTCGAGGCTGCATCGGCGAACCACCCCCAGACCACCCCCAGACAGCGATCTGTGAGGGGGTCTGGGAGGGCCCGAAAACCGAGTGGTTACGGTATTGTAGGCGCGATTGGGGTTGAACCAACGACCCCTACCGTGTCAAGGTAG